One stretch of Acidobacteriota bacterium DNA includes these proteins:
- the hslV gene encoding ATP-dependent protease subunit HslV, producing the protein MTATSAGFRSTTVLAVRREDKAVMASDGQVTLGTTVVKQTARKIRRLYHDRVLAGFAGSAADSFALFSRFDAKLEQHRGNLERAVVELAKDWRTDRALRRLDAMLVVADVKATFLLSGTGDLIEPDDGIVAIGSGGPYAMAAAKALARRTELDPRTIADEAMRIAADICIYSNANVTIEEL; encoded by the coding sequence ATGACGGCGACGTCTGCGGGATTCCGGAGCACGACGGTCCTGGCCGTCCGCCGGGAGGACAAGGCGGTGATGGCGAGCGACGGCCAGGTCACGCTCGGCACGACGGTGGTCAAGCAGACCGCGCGCAAGATCCGGCGGCTCTACCACGACCGCGTGCTGGCCGGGTTCGCCGGCTCGGCCGCCGATTCGTTCGCGCTCTTCTCGCGCTTCGACGCCAAGCTGGAGCAGCACCGCGGCAACCTGGAGCGCGCGGTGGTGGAGCTGGCCAAGGACTGGCGCACCGACCGGGCCCTGCGGCGCCTCGACGCGATGCTCGTCGTGGCCGACGTCAAGGCGACGTTTCTGCTCTCGGGCACCGGCGATCTCATCGAGCCGGACGACGGGATCGTGGCGATCGGCTCCGGCGGTCCCTACGCCATGGCCGCCGCCAAGGCGCTGGCGCGGCGCACCGAGCTCGACCCGCGCACGATTGCCGACGAGGCGATGCGCATCGCCGCCGACATTTGCATTTATTCGAATGCCAATGTCACCATCGAGGAACTCTAG
- the hslU gene encoding ATP-dependent protease ATPase subunit HslU yields MPIYLPETAASSVGTLTPREIVAELDRHVVGQHQAKRAVAIALRNRMRRQKLPPELAEEVAPKNILMIGPTGVGKTEVARRLARLAQSPFIKVEASKFTEVGYVGRDVESMVRDLVELAVTMVRDERIVEVRDKARANAEERLLDLLVPPMRPAPVVPASPAGPDSSVDPRALREAAGRTREKLRDQLRAGGLDARVVELEVRESSFPSFEVIAGSSIEEIDVKMKDMLPGLFQGRSRKRRMKVPEAAEHLAREEEQKLVDMESVGRAAIERVEQAGIIFVDEIDKIAGSDGRQGGPDVSREGVQRDILPIVEGTTVNTKHGMARTDHILFIAAGAFHVAKPSDLIPELQGRFPIRVELEALGTDDFVRILTEPQGALVTQYRALLGTEGIDLHFDEGAVRRIAEIASLVNDRSENIGARRLHTVMEKLLDEISFDAPDLGETRVVIDAEYVDRMLSEIVEDEDLSRYIL; encoded by the coding sequence GTGCCCATCTACCTGCCCGAGACAGCCGCTTCCTCGGTCGGAACCCTCACGCCGCGCGAGATCGTGGCCGAGCTCGACCGGCACGTCGTCGGACAGCACCAGGCCAAGCGCGCGGTGGCGATCGCGCTTCGCAACCGGATGCGGCGGCAGAAGCTGCCCCCCGAGCTCGCCGAAGAGGTCGCGCCCAAGAACATCCTCATGATCGGGCCGACCGGCGTCGGCAAGACCGAGGTCGCCCGCCGGCTCGCGCGACTCGCCCAGTCGCCGTTCATCAAGGTGGAGGCGTCGAAGTTCACCGAGGTGGGCTACGTGGGACGCGACGTGGAGTCGATGGTCCGCGACCTGGTGGAGCTGGCCGTCACGATGGTGCGCGACGAGCGGATCGTCGAGGTGCGGGACAAGGCGCGGGCCAACGCCGAGGAACGTCTGCTCGATCTGCTGGTGCCGCCGATGCGGCCGGCGCCGGTCGTGCCGGCTTCTCCGGCCGGCCCGGACTCGTCGGTCGATCCCCGGGCGTTGCGGGAGGCGGCGGGACGCACCCGCGAGAAGCTGCGGGACCAGCTCCGCGCGGGCGGCCTCGACGCGCGCGTGGTGGAGCTGGAGGTTCGCGAGTCGTCGTTTCCGTCCTTCGAGGTCATCGCCGGATCGTCGATCGAGGAGATCGACGTCAAGATGAAGGACATGCTGCCGGGCCTGTTTCAGGGGCGCAGCCGGAAGCGCCGGATGAAGGTGCCGGAAGCGGCCGAGCACCTCGCCCGCGAGGAGGAGCAGAAGCTCGTCGACATGGAGAGCGTCGGCCGCGCGGCGATAGAGCGCGTGGAGCAGGCGGGGATCATCTTCGTCGACGAGATCGACAAGATCGCCGGCAGCGACGGGAGGCAGGGCGGCCCGGACGTGAGCCGCGAGGGCGTACAGCGCGACATCCTGCCGATCGTGGAGGGGACGACCGTCAACACGAAGCACGGGATGGCGAGAACCGACCACATCCTGTTCATCGCGGCCGGCGCCTTCCACGTGGCCAAGCCGTCCGACCTGATCCCGGAGCTCCAGGGCCGGTTCCCCATTCGCGTGGAGCTCGAGGCGCTGGGGACGGATGACTTCGTGCGCATCCTGACCGAGCCGCAGGGCGCCCTCGTGACGCAGTACCGGGCGTTGCTCGGCACGGAAGGCATCGACCTGCATTTCGACGAAGGGGCGGTGCGGCGGATCGCGGAGATCGCCAGTCTCGTCAACGACCGGAGCGAGAACATCGGGGCGCGCCGCCTGCACACCGTCATGGAGAAGCTGCTCGACGAGATCTCGTTCGACGCGCCCGATCTGGGGGAGACGCGCGTCGTCATCGACGCAGAGTACGTCGATCGCATGCTGTCGGAGATCGTCGAGGACGAGGATCTCTCCCGCTACATTCTGTGA
- a CDS encoding RNA polymerase sigma factor produces the protein MPGRSPNPTARRPRRSSDASSCWNCRRPHARARCVSRTGSHPRRAASGVGRLPAPARTDRRARNVRSPHVGRRPDDGYSDPRPDRLIRGRRQTIRASSTSKYPEPMTATAATDATDEQLVALAAGGDTGAFNQLVVRWERPIFALAYRTLGREEDARDVCQEAFLRAFRAIGGFKGQARFSSWLYRIALNLCRDWIRKERRVRMVPASDDLQQEQAHSLEPAEESVEELIVRRDLGRAVERVMATLPEPQRTAILLKEYHGLTFQEIADLQGCPLSTVKTRLYQGLSALRRQLQRNGLGRAASLQERGAVSYPPPAGD, from the coding sequence ATGCCCGGGCGTTCGCCGAATCCCACGGCGAGGCGGCCGCGGCGCTCCTCGGACGCATCGTCCTGCTGGAACTGTCGCCGTCCTCACGCGCGCGCTCGGTGCGTTTCCCGTACCGGTTCGCACCCTCGACGCGCTGCATCTGGCGTCGGCCGACTACCTGCGCCAGCACGGACAGACCGTCGAGCTCGCAACGTACGATCTCCGCATGTCGGACGCCGCCCGGACGATGGGTATTCCGATCCGCGGCCTGACCGCCTGATACGGGGCCGCCGCCAGACCATTCGGGCCTCTTCGACGTCCAAGTACCCAGAGCCCATGACCGCGACGGCAGCAACCGACGCCACCGACGAGCAGCTCGTGGCCCTCGCCGCGGGCGGGGACACGGGCGCATTCAACCAGTTGGTCGTTCGCTGGGAGCGGCCGATCTTCGCGCTCGCCTACCGCACCCTGGGGCGCGAGGAGGACGCGCGCGACGTTTGCCAGGAGGCGTTCCTGCGGGCGTTCCGGGCGATCGGCGGGTTCAAGGGGCAGGCGCGGTTCTCGTCGTGGCTCTACCGCATCGCGCTCAACCTGTGCCGGGACTGGATCCGGAAGGAGCGGCGCGTCAGGATGGTCCCGGCGTCGGACGACCTGCAGCAGGAACAGGCGCACTCCCTCGAGCCGGCCGAGGAGAGCGTGGAGGAGTTGATCGTGCGGCGCGACCTCGGGCGGGCGGTGGAGCGCGTGATGGCGACGCTCCCCGAGCCGCAGCGGACCGCCATCCTGTTGAAGGAGTACCACGGCCTGACGTTTCAGGAGATCGCCGACCTGCAGGGTTGTCCCCTGAGCACGGTCAAGACTCGCCTGTACCAGGGGCTCAGCGCGCTCCGCCGGCAGCTCCAGCGGAACGGGCTGGGCAGGGCCGCGTCGTTGCAGGAGCGGGGCGCGGTGTCCTATCCTCCCCCTGCAGGCGATTGA
- a CDS encoding amino acid permease: protein MVRQAPRRAVGQAGRVPDRSPTADPVSAPGAPVPSATSSPSLVRGLGALDGASIIVSNVIGSGIFLVPALVAVWVPDVWLMLGAWLAGGGLAFAGAMAYAELATLRPRAGGEYVYLREAFGPAAGFLSGWTSFIAGFSGAIALGAVGIASYLGRFLPAAGDATPFVSIPLVVVTLSISPRTVVALTAIAALTAVHVLGLGPGRIVQNLLAGAKVAVLVVLVALGFTIGDGSVAHFGAPGGPVTPALWLLALVPIMFSYSGWNAATYVAEEIRDPGRNVPLAIAAGTATVVVVYVLLNLLYVYAMPLADLGAVDLGADRAPILDAAGERLFGAGVGAVLAAASVIMIAASVSAMVLAGPRVYFAMARDGQFFAGAARVHPKYRTPVAAIVAQSIWSGVLVLAGTFEQLLLYTGFAVVTFAGAAVAALFVLRRREPAAPRPFRAWGYPLAPGIFVAACAAMVVNEIWREPAAAGAGVLLIAAGLPLYLLFRRRAAAGEDGG from the coding sequence ATTGTTCGTCAAGCACCGCGCCGAGCAGTGGGCCAAGCTGGGCGAGTTCCCGATCGATCGCCAACTGCTGACCCAGTGAGCGCTCCCGGCGCACCCGTGCCTTCCGCCACATCATCCCCGTCGCTCGTTCGGGGGCTCGGTGCGCTCGACGGCGCGTCGATCATCGTCTCGAACGTCATCGGCAGCGGCATCTTCCTGGTGCCGGCGCTCGTCGCCGTCTGGGTGCCCGACGTCTGGCTGATGCTCGGGGCGTGGCTGGCCGGCGGCGGGCTGGCCTTCGCCGGCGCCATGGCGTACGCCGAGCTGGCGACGCTGCGGCCGCGGGCCGGGGGCGAGTACGTCTATCTGCGGGAGGCGTTCGGGCCGGCCGCCGGGTTCCTCTCCGGGTGGACGTCGTTCATCGCGGGGTTCTCGGGCGCCATCGCCCTCGGGGCCGTCGGGATCGCGAGCTACCTCGGCCGGTTCCTGCCGGCGGCGGGCGATGCGACGCCGTTCGTGAGCATCCCGCTGGTGGTCGTCACGCTGTCGATCTCGCCGCGGACCGTTGTGGCCCTGACGGCGATCGCGGCCCTGACCGCGGTCCACGTGCTCGGCCTCGGCCCGGGCCGGATCGTGCAGAATCTGCTGGCGGGCGCGAAGGTCGCCGTGCTCGTCGTGCTCGTCGCTCTCGGCTTCACGATCGGCGACGGCTCGGTGGCGCACTTCGGCGCGCCGGGCGGGCCCGTGACACCCGCGCTCTGGCTCCTCGCGCTCGTTCCCATCATGTTCAGCTATTCCGGCTGGAACGCGGCCACGTACGTCGCGGAGGAGATCCGGGACCCGGGCCGCAACGTGCCGCTCGCGATAGCCGCCGGCACCGCGACGGTCGTCGTCGTCTACGTGCTGCTGAATCTCCTCTATGTCTACGCGATGCCGCTCGCCGATCTGGGCGCCGTCGACCTCGGCGCGGACCGTGCACCCATCCTCGATGCGGCGGGGGAGCGGCTGTTCGGGGCCGGCGTCGGTGCGGTCCTCGCCGCCGCGTCGGTGATCATGATCGCCGCGAGCGTCAGCGCCATGGTGCTGGCCGGGCCGCGGGTCTACTTCGCCATGGCCCGCGACGGACAGTTCTTCGCGGGCGCCGCGCGGGTGCATCCGAAGTACCGGACTCCCGTGGCCGCCATCGTCGCGCAGAGCATCTGGAGCGGTGTGCTCGTGCTGGCCGGCACTTTCGAGCAGTTGCTGCTCTACACCGGGTTCGCCGTGGTCACGTTCGCCGGCGCCGCCGTGGCCGCGCTGTTCGTCCTCCGGCGCCGCGAGCCTGCGGCCCCCCGTCCGTTCCGGGCCTGGGGCTATCCGCTGGCGCCCGGCATTTTCGTCGCCGCCTGCGCCGCCATGGTCGTGAACGAGATCTGGCGCGAGCCGGCCGCGGCGGGCGCCGGCGTGCTGCTCATCGCGGCAGGCCTGCCGCTGTATCTGCTGTTCCGCCGCCGCGCGGCAGCCGGGGAGGACGGCGGATGA